The sequence CCGGTAGTACTCCTCCAGCATCGGCTCCAGCTCGCACACGTGCCCCTGGGACCCCGGCATCGTCGAGGGCTCCTGCGTGAAGCGCGCCGGCAGGTAGTCGCTCCCCTCCCGGAACCCCGCCAGGTTGTTGTAGTAGCGCTCCAGGTTGTAAATCCGCTCCCCCGCCTTCAGCACGTCCTCGGCCGTGAAGGGCACTCCCGTCATCGCCGCGTACTGCGCCGCGTACTCCGCCGCCCCCTCCGCAAAGGCGCTGAACTTGCACAGGTCCAGACTGTCGGAGAAGGCGTGCA is a genomic window of Chloroflexaceae bacterium containing:
- a CDS encoding aldehyde ferredoxin oxidoreductase C-terminal domain-containing protein is translated as HAFSDSLDLCKFSAFAEGAAEYAAQYAAMTGVPFTAEDVLKAGERIYNLERYYNNLAGFREGSDYLPARFTQEPSTMPGSQGHVCELEPMLEEYYRARGWVNGVVPEAKLRELGILDD